Proteins encoded together in one Cydia pomonella isolate Wapato2018A chromosome 10, ilCydPomo1, whole genome shotgun sequence window:
- the LOC133522195 gene encoding ubiquitin carboxyl-terminal hydrolase 4 isoform X2, with the protein MSTNNLSSVLKSCSESELINEVADNNMTPKQVEGSRLKRTFTLPRNPFGTTKPGSSKSKSNDSDNKQVSASSTIAESTKDDGVIERKLFRRPSWKRFLNKIAQHMSTVNVSGVKSAPAVFNGERVPCSGDPPWPPGSTPAATGIKNHGNTCYMNAVLQCLSHTDVIAEYFVLDHYKVDLQKRNKINSKKYGTRGEVTEQLATLLKALWACRYTPDMSTAFKGAVERHGMQYRGNSQHDAQEFLFWLLDKVHEDLNTATKKKYKTIKNTCGKPDEVVAAETLANHARRNSSFVQAVFQAQYRSALTCAKCERTSCTFDPFHCVSVQLPPRPAAAQISPLPVNVVYVNQQPRQVRIGVELQPNSTMEDLRTTLHTDTGIERDNIILAEINETGWCVARAGWEPAGLDAGALYCMEAPPLLQAPATPYLLILWVNLLDGERFGSPYAMQVPRETSYMDLQKLLLKEMSAVVAERVLEGAQGADIFRARIAEAHRPRDPAYLQPELPHPLFALDVEQALCAHDKHPHLRLELLWDPAHRDSIIRDPLEACEVHVSAHGSAAPLTLHACLTHYTRAEQLAQEDAWRCPQCQRYMPVVKTLGLWSLPDVLVIHLKRFRQQAKCRTSTKLTTMVEFPLSELDMTPHLAVRGAGGDGPGHGPGHAAGHGPGHGPGHAAGHGPGHGPGHAAGHSRSPRRRASRPGPPDNTYDLYAVCYHHGDDLETGHYTAACRNPYDDRWYKFDDSRVTPVDDDNAYGELVNNTAYMLFYKRKKPTVAHTRASDDGGHWALRMPKYVKRPSETLNEIAEVKDEVAEDAKIEAPGPEPESESEITPPTRSPSARSIASLPDDNAAEPRPADPAPVVHNTTIIQSPTLQRPLIVEVNGNRPTGSTSECDNESSASTEPYIHKDVHINPKMTPVDTRRPRSVDYPPRGAARDANRNYDSSPLVASINGVEYHPTTEDLVLTMFQDSKYIVPRHANIAGESHRTGEKSSVWKTRIST; encoded by the exons ATGTCGACTAATAATTTGTCATCAGTTCTAAAATCATGTTCGGAGAGTGAATTAATTAACGAAGTTGCGGATAATAACATGACACCAAAACAGGTGGAAGGATCCCGACTAAAGAGGACCTTTACGTTGCCTCGCAATCCCTTTGGTACCACTAAACCAGGCTCCAGCAAAAGTAAGAGCAACGACAGCGACAATAAGCAAGTCAGTGCCAGCTCCACAATCGCAGAATCTACGAAGGACGACGGTGTAATCGAGAGGAAGTTGTTTAGAAGGCCATCATGGAAACGATTTCTGAACAAAATAGCGCAACACATGAGCACCGTTAATGTGTCCGGG GTAAAATCAGCACCAGCAGTTTTTAATGGTGAGAGAGTTCCATGCAGCGGTGACCCTCCATGGCCCCCAGGCTCTACTCCAGCTGCTACAGGCATCAAAAATCATGGCAACACTTGTTATATGAATGCTGTATTGCAGTGCCTTTCACATACTGATGTTATTGCAGAATATTTTGTGCTAGATCATTACAAG GTAGACTTACAAAAAAGGAATAAAATTAACTCAAAAAAATATGGCACAAGGGGGGAAGTAACGGAACAACTAGCAACTCTTCTAAAAGCTCTCTGGGCTTGTAGATACACACCAGACATGAGTACTGCATTCAAG GGTGCAGTGGAGAGGCATGGCATGCAGTATAGAGGGAACAGCCAGCATGATGCACAAGAGTTTCTTTTTTGGTTGCTAGATAAGGTTCATGAAGATTTAAACACTGCCactaaaaagaaatataaaaccATTAAG AACACATGCGGAAAACCTGACGAGGTGGTTGCCGCGGAAACCTTAGCTAATCATGCTAGAAGAAATAGTTCGTTTGTCCAGGCAGTATTTCAAGCTCAATACCG GTCGGCATTGACATGCGCAAAGTGTGAGCGGACATCGTGTACATTCGACCCTTTCCATTGCGTGAGCGTACAGCTACCCCCCAGGCCGGCCGCTGCACAAATCTCTCCGTTACCTGTTAAT GTTGTATATGTGAACCAACAACCCCGCCAAGTCCGCATCGGCGTGGAGCTGCAGCCAAACTCCACAATGGAAGACCTGCGAACAACCCTGCACACGGACACGGGCATCGAACGTGACAACATCATCCTGGCGGAAATCAATGAAACTG GCTGGTGCGTGGCGCGCGCGGGCTGGGAGCCGGCCGGCCTGGACGCCGGCGCGCTGTACTGCATGGAGGCGCCGCCGCTGCTGCAGGCGCCCGCCACGCCCTATCTGCTCATTCTCTGGGTCAACTTACTCGACGGGGAGCGTTTCG GATCACCATACGCGATGCAAGTGCCTCGAGAGACGTCATACATGGACCTGCAGAAGCTGCTGCTGAAGGAGATGAGCGCGGTGGTGGCGGAGCGCGTGCTGGAGGGCGCGCAGGGCGCCGATATCTTCCGCGCGCGCATCGCCGAGGCGCACCGCCCGAGGGACCCCGCCTACCTGCAGCCCGAG CTTCCCCATCCTTTGTTCGCCCTGGACGTGGAGCAGGCGCTGTGCGCGCACGACAAGCACCCGCACCTCCGACTCGAGCTGCTGTGGGACCCGGCGCACAGAGACAG TATAATCCGGGACCCGCTGGAGGCATGCGAGGTGCACGTGTCAGCGCACGGGTCGGCGGCGCCGCTGACGCTACACGCGTGCCTCACACACTACACGCGTGCCGAGCAGCTGGCTCAGGAGGACGCTTGGCG GTGCCCCCAGTGCCAAAGGTATATGCCGGTCGTTAAAACGCTCGGCCTGTGGTCGCTGCCGGATGTCTTGGTCATTCACCTCAAACGGTTCCGGCA GCAAGCTAAGTGTCGAACGAGTACAAAGTTGACGACGATGGTGGAGTTCCCCCTGAGCGAGCTGGACATGACGCCGCACTTGGCGGTGCGCGGGGCGGGCGGCGACGGCCCCGGGCACGGTCCCGGGCACGCGGCCGGGCACGGTCCCGGGCACGGCCCCGGGCACGCGGCCGGGCACGGTCCCGGGCACGGCCCCGGGCACGCGGCCGGGCACtcgcgctcgccgcgccgccgcgcctcGCGGCCCGGCCCGCCCGACAACACGTACGACCTGTACGCCGTGTGCTACCACCACGGCGACGACCTCGAGACCGGCCACTACACCGCCGCCTGCCGCAACCCCTACGACGACCGCTGGTACAAGTTCGACGACTCGCGCGTCACGCCCGTCGACGACGACAACGCCTACGGCGAGCTCGTCAACAACACCGCCTACATGCTCTTCTACAAACGGAAGAAACCCACCGTCGCTCACACGCGCGCCTCGGACGACGGCGGCCACTGGGCGCTCCGAATGCCGAAATACGTGAAACGACCGAGCGAAACTCTGAACGAGATCGCCGAGGTTAAGGACGAAGTCGCCGAAGACGCTAAGATCGAAGCTCCCGGCCCCGAGCCCGAGTCCGAGTCGGAGATCACCCCGCCGACGCGCAGCCCTTCGGCGCGAAGCATCGCGAGCCTGCCCGACGATAACGCCGCGGAGCCCCGACCCGCCGATCCCGCGCCCGTCGTACATAACACCACTATTATCCAATCCCCGACTCTGCAGCGGCCGCTAATAGTCGAGGTGAACGGCAACCGACCGACCGGCAGCACGAGCGAGTGCGACAACGAATCTAGCGCATCCACCGAACCGTACATCCATAAAGATGTGCACATAAATCCGAAGATGACGCCCGTCGACACGCGGCGGCCGCGCTCCGTGGACTACCCGCCGCGCGGCGCCGCCCGCGACGCCAACCGCAACTACGACAGCTCGCCGCTCGTGGCCAGCATCAACGGCGTGGAGTACCACCCCACCACCGAGGACCTCGTGCTCACCATGTTCCAGGACTCCAAGTACATCGTTCCGCGCCACGCCAACATCGCGGGGGAATCTCATAGAACAG
- the LOC133522195 gene encoding ubiquitin carboxyl-terminal hydrolase 31 isoform X1 codes for MSTNNLSSVLKSCSESELINEVADNNMTPKQVEGSRLKRTFTLPRNPFGTTKPGSSKSKSNDSDNKQVSASSTIAESTKDDGVIERKLFRRPSWKRFLNKIAQHMSTVNVSGVKSAPAVFNGERVPCSGDPPWPPGSTPAATGIKNHGNTCYMNAVLQCLSHTDVIAEYFVLDHYKVDLQKRNKINSKKYGTRGEVTEQLATLLKALWACRYTPDMSTAFKGAVERHGMQYRGNSQHDAQEFLFWLLDKVHEDLNTATKKKYKTIKNTCGKPDEVVAAETLANHARRNSSFVQAVFQAQYRSALTCAKCERTSCTFDPFHCVSVQLPPRPAAAQISPLPVNVVYVNQQPRQVRIGVELQPNSTMEDLRTTLHTDTGIERDNIILAEINETGWCVARAGWEPAGLDAGALYCMEAPPLLQAPATPYLLILWVNLLDGERFGSPYAMQVPRETSYMDLQKLLLKEMSAVVAERVLEGAQGADIFRARIAEAHRPRDPAYLQPEVPCLPAARGTLAEVDSDTSHSNVARLRRTARGTPPSCSPRDPAYLQPELPHPLFALDVEQALCAHDKHPHLRLELLWDPAHRDSIIRDPLEACEVHVSAHGSAAPLTLHACLTHYTRAEQLAQEDAWRCPQCQRYMPVVKTLGLWSLPDVLVIHLKRFRQQAKCRTSTKLTTMVEFPLSELDMTPHLAVRGAGGDGPGHGPGHAAGHGPGHGPGHAAGHGPGHGPGHAAGHSRSPRRRASRPGPPDNTYDLYAVCYHHGDDLETGHYTAACRNPYDDRWYKFDDSRVTPVDDDNAYGELVNNTAYMLFYKRKKPTVAHTRASDDGGHWALRMPKYVKRPSETLNEIAEVKDEVAEDAKIEAPGPEPESESEITPPTRSPSARSIASLPDDNAAEPRPADPAPVVHNTTIIQSPTLQRPLIVEVNGNRPTGSTSECDNESSASTEPYIHKDVHINPKMTPVDTRRPRSVDYPPRGAARDANRNYDSSPLVASINGVEYHPTTEDLVLTMFQDSKYIVPRHANIAGESHRTGEKSSVWKTRIST; via the exons ATGTCGACTAATAATTTGTCATCAGTTCTAAAATCATGTTCGGAGAGTGAATTAATTAACGAAGTTGCGGATAATAACATGACACCAAAACAGGTGGAAGGATCCCGACTAAAGAGGACCTTTACGTTGCCTCGCAATCCCTTTGGTACCACTAAACCAGGCTCCAGCAAAAGTAAGAGCAACGACAGCGACAATAAGCAAGTCAGTGCCAGCTCCACAATCGCAGAATCTACGAAGGACGACGGTGTAATCGAGAGGAAGTTGTTTAGAAGGCCATCATGGAAACGATTTCTGAACAAAATAGCGCAACACATGAGCACCGTTAATGTGTCCGGG GTAAAATCAGCACCAGCAGTTTTTAATGGTGAGAGAGTTCCATGCAGCGGTGACCCTCCATGGCCCCCAGGCTCTACTCCAGCTGCTACAGGCATCAAAAATCATGGCAACACTTGTTATATGAATGCTGTATTGCAGTGCCTTTCACATACTGATGTTATTGCAGAATATTTTGTGCTAGATCATTACAAG GTAGACTTACAAAAAAGGAATAAAATTAACTCAAAAAAATATGGCACAAGGGGGGAAGTAACGGAACAACTAGCAACTCTTCTAAAAGCTCTCTGGGCTTGTAGATACACACCAGACATGAGTACTGCATTCAAG GGTGCAGTGGAGAGGCATGGCATGCAGTATAGAGGGAACAGCCAGCATGATGCACAAGAGTTTCTTTTTTGGTTGCTAGATAAGGTTCATGAAGATTTAAACACTGCCactaaaaagaaatataaaaccATTAAG AACACATGCGGAAAACCTGACGAGGTGGTTGCCGCGGAAACCTTAGCTAATCATGCTAGAAGAAATAGTTCGTTTGTCCAGGCAGTATTTCAAGCTCAATACCG GTCGGCATTGACATGCGCAAAGTGTGAGCGGACATCGTGTACATTCGACCCTTTCCATTGCGTGAGCGTACAGCTACCCCCCAGGCCGGCCGCTGCACAAATCTCTCCGTTACCTGTTAAT GTTGTATATGTGAACCAACAACCCCGCCAAGTCCGCATCGGCGTGGAGCTGCAGCCAAACTCCACAATGGAAGACCTGCGAACAACCCTGCACACGGACACGGGCATCGAACGTGACAACATCATCCTGGCGGAAATCAATGAAACTG GCTGGTGCGTGGCGCGCGCGGGCTGGGAGCCGGCCGGCCTGGACGCCGGCGCGCTGTACTGCATGGAGGCGCCGCCGCTGCTGCAGGCGCCCGCCACGCCCTATCTGCTCATTCTCTGGGTCAACTTACTCGACGGGGAGCGTTTCG GATCACCATACGCGATGCAAGTGCCTCGAGAGACGTCATACATGGACCTGCAGAAGCTGCTGCTGAAGGAGATGAGCGCGGTGGTGGCGGAGCGCGTGCTGGAGGGCGCGCAGGGCGCCGATATCTTCCGCGCGCGCATCGCCGAGGCGCACCGCCCGAGGGACCCCGCCTACCTGCAGCCCGAGGTACCCTGCCTACCTGCAGCCCGAG GTACCCTCGCGGAGGTGGACAGCGACACTTCCCACTCGAACGTGGCTCGGCTGAGGCGCACCGCCCGAGGGACCCCGCCTAGCTGCAGCCCGAGGGACCCCGCCTACCTGCAGCCCGAG CTTCCCCATCCTTTGTTCGCCCTGGACGTGGAGCAGGCGCTGTGCGCGCACGACAAGCACCCGCACCTCCGACTCGAGCTGCTGTGGGACCCGGCGCACAGAGACAG TATAATCCGGGACCCGCTGGAGGCATGCGAGGTGCACGTGTCAGCGCACGGGTCGGCGGCGCCGCTGACGCTACACGCGTGCCTCACACACTACACGCGTGCCGAGCAGCTGGCTCAGGAGGACGCTTGGCG GTGCCCCCAGTGCCAAAGGTATATGCCGGTCGTTAAAACGCTCGGCCTGTGGTCGCTGCCGGATGTCTTGGTCATTCACCTCAAACGGTTCCGGCA GCAAGCTAAGTGTCGAACGAGTACAAAGTTGACGACGATGGTGGAGTTCCCCCTGAGCGAGCTGGACATGACGCCGCACTTGGCGGTGCGCGGGGCGGGCGGCGACGGCCCCGGGCACGGTCCCGGGCACGCGGCCGGGCACGGTCCCGGGCACGGCCCCGGGCACGCGGCCGGGCACGGTCCCGGGCACGGCCCCGGGCACGCGGCCGGGCACtcgcgctcgccgcgccgccgcgcctcGCGGCCCGGCCCGCCCGACAACACGTACGACCTGTACGCCGTGTGCTACCACCACGGCGACGACCTCGAGACCGGCCACTACACCGCCGCCTGCCGCAACCCCTACGACGACCGCTGGTACAAGTTCGACGACTCGCGCGTCACGCCCGTCGACGACGACAACGCCTACGGCGAGCTCGTCAACAACACCGCCTACATGCTCTTCTACAAACGGAAGAAACCCACCGTCGCTCACACGCGCGCCTCGGACGACGGCGGCCACTGGGCGCTCCGAATGCCGAAATACGTGAAACGACCGAGCGAAACTCTGAACGAGATCGCCGAGGTTAAGGACGAAGTCGCCGAAGACGCTAAGATCGAAGCTCCCGGCCCCGAGCCCGAGTCCGAGTCGGAGATCACCCCGCCGACGCGCAGCCCTTCGGCGCGAAGCATCGCGAGCCTGCCCGACGATAACGCCGCGGAGCCCCGACCCGCCGATCCCGCGCCCGTCGTACATAACACCACTATTATCCAATCCCCGACTCTGCAGCGGCCGCTAATAGTCGAGGTGAACGGCAACCGACCGACCGGCAGCACGAGCGAGTGCGACAACGAATCTAGCGCATCCACCGAACCGTACATCCATAAAGATGTGCACATAAATCCGAAGATGACGCCCGTCGACACGCGGCGGCCGCGCTCCGTGGACTACCCGCCGCGCGGCGCCGCCCGCGACGCCAACCGCAACTACGACAGCTCGCCGCTCGTGGCCAGCATCAACGGCGTGGAGTACCACCCCACCACCGAGGACCTCGTGCTCACCATGTTCCAGGACTCCAAGTACATCGTTCCGCGCCACGCCAACATCGCGGGGGAATCTCATAGAACAG